A window from Candidatus Amarolinea dominans encodes these proteins:
- a CDS encoding uroporphyrinogen decarboxylase: MNKRERLAAAYNGQPVDRPPVALWRHFPGDDQDADDLAAAHIHFQRLHDWDFLKVTPASTFMVDDYGVQTAWCGNEEGTRDYVSFPVAQAEELTALALLDVMTGSYALARQALQQICSAVDPDATVLQTIFSPLSQLKKLAGRRLLPLLRLHPQAVQVALATLTANSLRHIESLTTIGVGGIFYAVQHASAHQMSRAEYAVFGRPFDLQILQALPAGWFNVLHLHGADVYFDDVADYPVQAINWHDRETWPDLTTALTRFPGAVIGGIRQWDTLLRGAPAQIRAEALDACVQTGGQRFILGTGCVAPVTAPAANLRALRQAVETMPSHRPAAHRMQD, from the coding sequence ATGAACAAACGCGAGCGCCTGGCCGCGGCGTACAACGGCCAGCCCGTAGATCGGCCGCCCGTGGCGCTGTGGCGTCATTTTCCCGGTGATGACCAGGATGCAGACGACCTGGCCGCCGCGCACATCCATTTTCAGCGGTTGCACGACTGGGACTTTCTCAAAGTGACCCCAGCCAGCACGTTCATGGTGGACGACTACGGCGTGCAGACGGCCTGGTGTGGCAATGAGGAAGGTACCCGTGATTATGTCAGCTTTCCCGTGGCGCAGGCCGAGGAGTTGACCGCGCTGGCGCTGCTCGACGTGATGACCGGAAGTTACGCGCTGGCGCGCCAGGCATTGCAGCAGATCTGCAGCGCGGTTGACCCTGATGCCACCGTGCTGCAAACGATTTTCAGCCCGCTGTCGCAACTGAAAAAGCTGGCAGGCAGACGCCTGTTGCCCCTTCTGCGTCTGCATCCACAGGCGGTGCAGGTTGCGCTGGCCACGCTGACCGCCAACAGCCTGCGCCACATCGAATCGCTGACCACGATTGGCGTCGGCGGCATCTTCTACGCCGTGCAACACGCCTCCGCGCATCAGATGTCCAGGGCCGAGTATGCGGTCTTCGGACGCCCCTTCGATCTGCAAATTCTACAAGCCCTCCCCGCGGGTTGGTTCAACGTGCTGCACCTGCATGGCGCCGATGTCTATTTCGATGACGTGGCGGACTATCCGGTGCAGGCCATCAACTGGCACGATCGCGAAACCTGGCCGGACCTGACCACCGCGCTGACCCGCTTTCCTGGCGCCGTCATCGGCGGTATCCGCCAATGGGACACCCTGTTGCGCGGCGCGCCGGCGCAGATCAGGGCTGAGGCGCTCGATGCCTGCGTGCAGACCGGCGGACAGCGTTTCATCCTGGGCACCGGCTGCGTGGCGCCCGTCACCGCGCCTGCGGCCAACCTCCGTGCCTTGCGCCAGGCGGTTGAAACCATGCCGTCCCACCGCCCGGCCGCGCACCGTATGCAGGACTAG
- a CDS encoding NUDIX hydrolase: MHVSYRFCPRCSQPLSWVPLFGRERPHCPACGFIHFQNPRVAVAVLVTDQDRVLLVKRAVVPQIGFWSLPAGFMDCDEMPQAAAGREVEEETGVRIEITELLEIFPMPQGGGIVITYAARPVSDGAVRPGDDVSDAAWFAPAAIPADLAFESTRTVLAQWLAAI; this comes from the coding sequence ATGCATGTCTCCTATCGCTTCTGTCCACGCTGTTCCCAACCGCTGTCATGGGTCCCGCTCTTCGGCCGCGAGCGTCCGCACTGCCCGGCCTGTGGCTTCATCCATTTTCAGAATCCCAGGGTGGCCGTCGCGGTACTGGTCACCGACCAGGACCGGGTTTTGCTCGTCAAGCGTGCGGTGGTGCCGCAAATCGGCTTCTGGTCCCTACCGGCCGGCTTCATGGACTGCGATGAGATGCCGCAGGCGGCCGCCGGTCGCGAGGTCGAGGAGGAGACGGGGGTGCGCATCGAGATCACCGAGTTGCTGGAAATTTTCCCGATGCCCCAGGGGGGCGGCATTGTCATCACCTACGCGGCGCGACCCGTGAGCGATGGCGCGGTGAGACCGGGCGATGATGTGAGCGATGCCGCCTGGTTTGCGCCGGCCGCCATTCCCGCCGATCTCGCCTTCGAGAGCACGCGCACCGTGCTGGCCCAGTGGCTGGCCGCGATCTGA
- the larC gene encoding nickel pincer cofactor biosynthesis protein LarC — protein MRVAYFDCFAGISGDMTLGALLDAGLLVADLQRALNGLKVPGWRLDVARVTKQGIAGTQVKVLVDETADLPHRHLDDILALLAASDLDEVVRERATAVFRRLAAAEAAVHGSDIAHVHFHEVGALDSIVDIVGAVAGLHLLGVERIVASPLPLGHGFVRAAHGLLPVPAPAVVQLLAGRGIPVRDRDVTGELVTPTGAALLAELADEFGPYPPMTVHATGFGAGQRDMPYPNLLRLVLGETDEAPAAAVSTEAAYQADRLLLLETNIDDMNPEIFGYVSQRLFAAGALDVWLTPIYMKKGRPATLLTALCAAGQADRITELILQETTSLGLRRQEIERLCLPRTIEQVETPWGPVRVKIAYLPNGQRKAAPEYEDCQALAAQHGVPLRTVYQAASAKA, from the coding sequence ATGCGAGTTGCCTATTTCGACTGTTTTGCCGGCATCAGCGGCGACATGACGCTTGGCGCGTTGCTCGACGCCGGTCTGCTGGTGGCTGATCTGCAGAGGGCGCTCAACGGCCTCAAGGTACCCGGTTGGCGTCTGGACGTGGCTCGCGTCACCAAGCAGGGCATTGCCGGGACACAGGTCAAGGTGCTGGTAGATGAGACCGCCGACCTGCCGCATCGCCATCTGGATGACATTCTGGCCCTGCTGGCGGCCAGCGATCTGGATGAGGTGGTGCGCGAACGTGCGACGGCGGTCTTCAGGCGCCTGGCTGCGGCCGAGGCGGCCGTGCATGGCAGTGACATCGCGCATGTTCACTTTCACGAGGTGGGCGCACTGGACAGCATCGTAGATATCGTGGGGGCCGTGGCGGGCTTGCATCTGCTGGGCGTGGAGCGCATCGTGGCCTCACCGCTGCCGTTGGGGCACGGTTTTGTGCGGGCGGCCCATGGTTTGCTGCCGGTGCCGGCGCCGGCCGTGGTGCAACTCCTGGCCGGCCGCGGCATCCCGGTGCGAGATCGCGATGTGACCGGCGAACTGGTCACACCCACGGGCGCCGCGCTGCTGGCCGAGTTGGCAGACGAGTTTGGCCCCTACCCGCCGATGACTGTGCATGCCACCGGTTTTGGCGCCGGACAGCGTGACATGCCCTATCCCAACCTCTTGCGCCTGGTGTTGGGCGAGACAGATGAAGCGCCAGCCGCCGCGGTCAGCACAGAGGCGGCCTATCAGGCAGACCGCCTGCTGCTGCTGGAAACAAACATTGACGACATGAACCCGGAAATCTTCGGCTACGTCAGCCAGCGTCTGTTTGCCGCCGGCGCGCTCGATGTCTGGCTGACGCCGATCTACATGAAGAAGGGACGCCCGGCCACGCTGCTGACCGCGCTGTGCGCAGCAGGTCAGGCTGACCGGATCACCGAGCTGATCCTCCAGGAAACGACCAGCCTGGGTCTGCGCCGCCAGGAGATCGAGCGATTGTGTCTGCCGCGCACAATCGAGCAGGTAGAAACGCCGTGGGGACCGGTGCGAGTCAAGATCGCTTATCTTCCCAATGGTCAACGCAAGGCCGCGCCTGAGTATGAGGATTGTCAGGCCCTGGCCGCGCAGCACGGCGTGCCGCTGCGTACCGTCTATCAGGCCGCCAGCGCCAAAGCGTGA
- a CDS encoding Ig-like domain-containing protein: MRFKQTPKSQLVNLVFLVLLVVGPLLSACAQPTATLPAPRDATPQPISSPIPLKLTPPVVTPEATAVPLPPTVVAVQPERGEEQPLDASVRITFDQAMDPTATQTSFQIMPEAPGSTEVMGNTLVWTPGKSLARATRYDITVAGAKSSAGLAMNQPVQFRFVTVGYLEVTSTNPANGAQDIATDTGITLVFNRPVVSLTSVDQQKDLPQPLTFTPAIKGSGRWINTSVYSFKSDLPLLAATTYSVSVTSALTDTTGGVLAEPFAWSFTTTNPMVQQVTPEANASAILPSQTFSITFSQPMDQASTQTAFSLVSKQGAATGKFTWTENSRELNFKPDSALTFGAVYTLTVTTDAQAFGGIGALRSPVIASYRVIALPAILKTEPQNGETNLNPVGAVQIYFTGAISEATVANAVTITPILTTTQVVTYFNSYENRLFVTWPWEARTAYTVTLKGTVGDNYGHTLGSNLVLTFTTGDFNPFVQLNVAGPVGTYNAYTRTVASILHRNISNVDFALYKLSETQFLRLTGENSWETQRTARQDKKDLLRQWRVQPPSERNRSQVWFEPLVLDGNQPLAPGLYYLVVTSPEAPVKPPADGQSPEAPGQIIAVSRYNVFIKSSPRDSLVWVTDLKTGQPVGEAPVRLLDEKGLSKSGVTNADGVYTATLETRDVYRPLLALVGQPGQDNFGVANTRWTDGIDLWNFGLNGLYGETYVAPYTAYLYTDRPIYRPGQTVYFKGIIRLDNDARYRLPDLKQVPIVITDQNGNEVFRRTLALNPLGTFDGELKLADEAGLGYYSVNAQLSPDFGSSTAFQVAEYRKPEYEMSVSAGQPEYRQGDTITVTAQANYFFGGTVKDASVRWTLFSTDAYFDYKGEGNYSFSDITTWERLQTSGPYGERIAEGTGKTDAQGRFVISVPAQNPKAKQSQRFTFEIALMDLNNQEVSGSTSVVVHLADFYIGVMPADYVGLAGKAMDVNLITVDPDSQPVPSVPLTVTVAKAEWFSVQERDDSGRFFWTSKVKETPAFTATVTTGPDGKAIASWKPAQGGQYLVRAAAVDARGRPVRSAAFLWVSGSPNEYVSWRRENNDRLELILDKQSYQPGDVARVLVPSPFEGEALALLTVERGRTYTHQLLTLTSNSTTVEVPIEPIFAPNVFISVMLVKGQDASDASNELAQFRLGYSPLVPVSTGQQQIKLSIIPSATNLGPRDTVSFTVQALDYLSKPVQAEVSLALVDKAVLALADPMAPPLLEAFYRQRGLGVLTAATLVLNIDRINQQQARGTKGGGGGGGDGGLMLVRSEFPDIALWRADVMTGADGTATVSVRLPDNLTTWRMVAKAVSADTAVGEGLADVRVSRPLLVRPVLPRFFVAGDQAEIAVIVTNNTDEAQKTDVSLSAQGLELGAAPQQTVDVPAQGVIKLRWPVTVQPGDEVTIKFTALAATLNDAVQIKLPVYRYTTSEVVGTSGQVDQGVGRLESIMLPPNAIKDQGELLLKLEPSLAAGMQSGLNFLEHYQYECTEQTLSRFLPNVMTYRALKQLGIDRPELAKALPSQVAVGLQRLYNRQNVDGGWGWWTAEESNPFVSGYVVFGLVQARQAGIAVDSTVLERGLRFVERQLKAPKDLAGYETNQQAFLLYVLAEGGRGSVGRTVALFEARERLANYGKAYLALALSALDTAQSAGTPPTPAPLFTTTVTVTVPTVQPTPAGQNPDAPANTPAPTALPEPTAAVTSSLRALAATLLDDLRGAAIESATGAHWQETNVDYWTMNTDIRSTAIILSTFARLRPEDAIGPNAVRWLMTVRKAGAWETTQETVWSILALTDWMVASGELKGNYSYRVAFNGESLAEGAVSPQTVDQAVTLRRDVTEMFNDRANALTFERYTSGEQTGEGRLYYSAHLRYFLPVEQIQARDRGISIHREYRLENCGQKDAETCPLISAANVGDVIAVKLTLVVPNDLHYVVIENPLPAGAEAVDTSLKTTRPSAQGPELQPEESSDGWYFWLPSHSELRDEKVALFATYLPRGTYTYRYQMRASLPGRFLTLPATGYEMYFPDVWGRSDGSVFEVKQQ; encoded by the coding sequence ACGCCAAAATCGCAACTCGTCAATCTTGTTTTTCTGGTCTTATTGGTCGTGGGGCCGCTGCTCAGCGCCTGTGCGCAGCCGACGGCGACCCTACCGGCGCCGCGCGACGCGACGCCGCAACCGATCAGCAGCCCCATTCCATTGAAGCTCACGCCGCCGGTCGTCACACCGGAAGCAACGGCTGTGCCCCTGCCGCCCACTGTGGTGGCGGTGCAGCCGGAACGCGGCGAAGAACAGCCACTCGATGCCTCGGTGCGCATCACATTCGACCAGGCTATGGATCCGACGGCCACGCAGACCTCCTTCCAAATCATGCCGGAAGCGCCTGGTTCCACCGAGGTGATGGGTAACACCCTGGTCTGGACGCCGGGCAAATCGTTGGCGCGTGCCACGCGCTACGACATCACCGTGGCGGGCGCCAAGAGCAGCGCCGGCCTGGCCATGAATCAGCCGGTGCAGTTTCGCTTTGTCACCGTGGGCTACCTGGAAGTGACGAGTACCAATCCGGCCAACGGTGCGCAGGACATTGCCACCGACACCGGCATCACGCTGGTCTTCAACCGGCCCGTTGTGTCGCTGACCAGCGTGGATCAGCAGAAGGACCTGCCGCAGCCGTTGACGTTTACACCGGCGATCAAGGGCAGCGGACGCTGGATCAACACCAGCGTCTACAGCTTCAAGTCAGACCTGCCTCTGCTGGCGGCTACGACCTACTCGGTCAGCGTGACCAGCGCGTTGACCGACACCACGGGCGGCGTCCTGGCCGAGCCATTTGCCTGGAGCTTCACCACGACCAACCCGATGGTGCAGCAGGTGACGCCGGAGGCAAACGCCAGCGCCATTCTACCGTCGCAGACCTTCTCCATCACCTTCAGCCAGCCGATGGATCAGGCCAGCACGCAGACGGCCTTCAGCCTGGTGAGCAAGCAGGGCGCGGCGACCGGCAAGTTCACCTGGACCGAAAACAGCCGCGAGTTGAACTTCAAGCCAGACTCCGCGTTGACCTTTGGCGCTGTCTACACCCTGACGGTCACGACCGATGCGCAGGCCTTTGGCGGCATTGGCGCTCTGCGGTCGCCGGTCATCGCGTCGTACCGGGTCATCGCCTTGCCTGCGATCCTGAAGACCGAACCGCAGAATGGCGAGACCAACCTGAACCCGGTGGGCGCGGTGCAAATTTACTTCACCGGCGCCATCAGCGAGGCAACGGTTGCCAACGCGGTGACGATTACGCCCATTCTCACCACCACGCAGGTCGTCACCTACTTCAATTCCTATGAGAATCGTCTGTTTGTCACCTGGCCCTGGGAAGCTCGAACCGCCTACACCGTGACCCTCAAGGGCACCGTGGGCGACAACTACGGCCACACGCTCGGCAGTAACCTGGTGTTGACCTTCACGACCGGCGATTTCAACCCGTTTGTGCAGTTAAACGTGGCCGGGCCGGTCGGCACCTACAACGCCTACACCCGCACCGTCGCCAGCATCCTGCACCGCAACATTAGCAACGTTGACTTCGCCTTGTACAAGCTGAGCGAGACCCAATTCCTGCGCCTGACCGGTGAAAACAGTTGGGAGACGCAACGCACGGCGCGCCAGGACAAAAAGGATCTGCTGCGCCAGTGGCGCGTGCAGCCACCATCCGAGCGCAATCGTTCGCAGGTGTGGTTCGAGCCGCTGGTGTTGGACGGCAACCAGCCCCTGGCGCCAGGCCTCTACTACCTGGTCGTGACCTCGCCGGAGGCGCCGGTCAAGCCACCGGCAGACGGGCAAAGCCCGGAAGCGCCCGGCCAGATCATCGCGGTTTCGCGCTACAACGTTTTCATCAAGTCATCGCCGCGTGACAGCCTGGTCTGGGTCACTGATCTGAAGACGGGACAACCCGTGGGCGAGGCGCCGGTGCGTCTGCTTGATGAGAAGGGTTTGAGCAAATCCGGGGTCACTAATGCCGATGGTGTCTATACGGCTACCCTGGAGACACGCGATGTTTACCGCCCGCTGCTGGCGCTTGTGGGCCAACCGGGTCAGGACAACTTCGGCGTAGCCAATACGCGCTGGACCGACGGCATTGATCTGTGGAACTTTGGCCTGAATGGCCTCTATGGCGAAACCTACGTCGCGCCGTACACCGCCTATCTCTACACCGACCGCCCCATCTATCGTCCGGGGCAGACGGTTTACTTCAAGGGCATCATTCGCCTGGACAACGACGCCCGCTATCGTCTGCCGGACCTCAAGCAGGTTCCGATCGTCATCACCGATCAGAATGGCAACGAGGTCTTTCGCCGCACCCTGGCGCTGAATCCACTGGGCACCTTCGATGGCGAACTGAAGCTGGCCGATGAGGCTGGCCTGGGCTATTACAGCGTGAATGCCCAGCTCAGCCCTGATTTTGGCAGCAGCACGGCGTTCCAGGTGGCGGAGTATCGCAAGCCAGAGTACGAGATGAGCGTCAGCGCCGGCCAGCCGGAGTATCGCCAGGGCGACACCATCACCGTGACAGCCCAGGCCAACTACTTCTTTGGCGGCACGGTCAAGGATGCCAGCGTGCGCTGGACGCTCTTCAGCACCGATGCCTACTTTGATTACAAGGGCGAAGGCAACTACAGTTTCAGCGACATCACCACGTGGGAGCGATTGCAAACCAGCGGGCCTTACGGTGAGCGCATCGCGGAGGGGACCGGCAAGACAGACGCGCAGGGGCGCTTCGTGATCAGCGTGCCGGCGCAAAACCCCAAGGCGAAACAGAGTCAACGCTTCACCTTCGAGATCGCCCTGATGGATTTGAATAACCAGGAGGTCTCCGGTTCCACCAGCGTGGTCGTGCATCTGGCCGACTTCTATATCGGTGTGATGCCTGCGGACTATGTAGGCCTGGCCGGCAAGGCGATGGATGTCAATCTGATCACGGTTGACCCCGACAGTCAGCCGGTGCCCAGCGTGCCATTGACGGTCACCGTGGCCAAGGCGGAGTGGTTCAGCGTACAGGAGCGCGATGACAGCGGACGCTTCTTCTGGACCAGCAAGGTCAAAGAGACACCGGCCTTCACGGCGACGGTCACGACCGGCCCCGACGGCAAGGCGATAGCCTCGTGGAAGCCGGCCCAAGGCGGGCAGTACCTGGTGCGCGCGGCGGCTGTGGATGCCCGTGGCCGGCCGGTGCGCAGCGCGGCGTTCCTGTGGGTCAGCGGCAGTCCCAACGAGTATGTGAGCTGGCGGCGTGAGAATAACGACCGCCTGGAGTTGATCCTGGACAAGCAGAGCTATCAGCCGGGCGATGTCGCACGCGTGCTTGTGCCGTCGCCGTTCGAGGGTGAAGCCCTGGCGCTGCTCACGGTGGAGCGCGGCCGCACCTACACCCATCAACTGCTCACGCTCACCTCCAACAGCACAACGGTCGAAGTGCCGATTGAACCGATCTTCGCGCCCAACGTGTTCATCTCGGTGATGCTGGTCAAGGGGCAGGACGCGTCCGACGCGTCCAATGAACTGGCGCAGTTCCGCCTGGGCTATTCCCCGCTCGTGCCGGTCTCCACGGGCCAGCAGCAGATCAAACTGAGCATCATCCCCAGCGCGACCAACCTCGGTCCGCGCGACACGGTCAGTTTCACCGTGCAGGCGCTCGACTACCTGAGCAAGCCGGTGCAGGCCGAGGTGTCCCTGGCCCTGGTGGACAAGGCGGTGCTGGCTCTGGCCGATCCGATGGCGCCGCCCCTGCTCGAAGCCTTCTATCGCCAGCGCGGGCTGGGTGTGCTGACCGCGGCCACCCTGGTGCTGAACATTGATCGCATCAACCAACAGCAAGCCCGCGGCACCAAGGGCGGCGGTGGCGGCGGCGGCGATGGTGGATTGATGCTTGTGCGCTCGGAATTCCCGGATATCGCGCTCTGGCGCGCGGATGTGATGACCGGCGCGGATGGCACGGCCACCGTCAGTGTGCGCCTGCCAGATAATCTGACGACCTGGCGCATGGTGGCTAAGGCGGTTTCGGCTGACACGGCCGTGGGCGAGGGCCTGGCCGATGTGCGGGTTTCGCGGCCGCTGCTGGTGCGGCCGGTGCTGCCGCGCTTCTTCGTGGCCGGCGACCAGGCCGAGATTGCGGTGATTGTCACCAACAACACCGATGAAGCACAGAAGACCGATGTCAGCCTGTCGGCGCAGGGGCTGGAACTGGGCGCCGCGCCGCAGCAAACGGTGGACGTACCCGCACAGGGCGTGATCAAGTTGCGCTGGCCTGTGACCGTGCAGCCGGGCGATGAGGTTACGATCAAATTCACGGCCCTGGCCGCCACGCTGAACGACGCAGTGCAGATCAAGCTGCCGGTCTACCGCTACACCACGTCGGAGGTGGTCGGGACCTCGGGTCAAGTTGACCAGGGCGTCGGCCGCCTGGAATCCATCATGCTGCCGCCCAACGCGATCAAGGACCAGGGCGAGCTGTTGCTCAAGCTGGAGCCATCGCTGGCGGCTGGCATGCAGAGCGGCCTGAACTTCCTGGAGCACTATCAGTATGAGTGTACCGAGCAGACCCTGAGCCGCTTCCTGCCGAATGTCATGACCTACCGCGCGCTCAAGCAGTTGGGTATTGACCGGCCCGAACTGGCTAAGGCGCTGCCATCGCAGGTGGCGGTTGGCCTGCAACGCCTCTACAACCGTCAGAACGTGGATGGCGGCTGGGGCTGGTGGACGGCCGAGGAGAGCAACCCGTTTGTGAGCGGTTATGTGGTCTTTGGCCTGGTGCAGGCGCGTCAGGCCGGCATCGCCGTGGATAGCACTGTGCTGGAGCGCGGCCTGCGCTTTGTGGAGCGTCAGCTCAAGGCGCCCAAGGACCTGGCCGGCTATGAGACCAATCAGCAGGCCTTCCTGCTCTACGTCTTGGCCGAGGGCGGTCGCGGCTCGGTGGGGCGCACGGTCGCGCTGTTCGAGGCGCGTGAGCGCCTGGCAAACTACGGCAAGGCCTACCTGGCCCTGGCCTTGAGTGCGTTGGATACGGCGCAAAGCGCGGGCACGCCGCCCACGCCGGCCCCGCTTTTCACCACCACCGTCACTGTGACGGTGCCGACGGTGCAGCCGACCCCCGCTGGGCAAAATCCCGATGCGCCCGCGAATACGCCCGCGCCCACGGCGCTGCCGGAGCCGACGGCTGCCGTCACCAGCAGTCTGCGTGCGCTGGCCGCCACCCTGCTGGACGATCTGCGCGGGGCCGCCATCGAGAGCGCCACCGGCGCCCATTGGCAGGAAACGAACGTGGACTACTGGACGATGAACACCGACATCCGCAGTACGGCGATCATCCTGTCAACGTTTGCCCGGCTGCGGCCCGAAGATGCCATTGGCCCCAACGCGGTGCGCTGGCTGATGACGGTGCGCAAGGCTGGCGCCTGGGAAACGACCCAGGAGACCGTCTGGTCCATTCTGGCCCTGACCGATTGGATGGTGGCAAGCGGTGAGTTGAAGGGTAACTACTCGTACCGGGTGGCCTTCAACGGAGAGTCGCTGGCCGAGGGCGCGGTCAGCCCGCAAACGGTAGATCAAGCGGTAACACTGCGCCGGGATGTCACTGAGATGTTCAATGACCGGGCCAACGCGCTGACCTTCGAGCGCTACACCAGTGGGGAGCAGACGGGCGAAGGGCGCTTGTATTACTCGGCGCATCTGCGCTACTTCCTGCCGGTGGAGCAGATTCAGGCGCGCGACCGTGGCATCTCCATCCATCGCGAGTATCGCCTGGAAAACTGCGGGCAGAAGGACGCTGAAACCTGCCCGCTCATCTCCGCCGCCAACGTCGGGGATGTGATCGCCGTCAAGCTGACGCTGGTGGTGCCGAACGATCTGCACTACGTGGTCATCGAGAACCCGCTGCCGGCCGGTGCGGAGGCGGTTGACACCAGCCTGAAGACGACGCGGCCGAGTGCGCAGGGGCCGGAGTTGCAGCCAGAGGAAAGCAGCGACGGCTGGTACTTCTGGTTGCCCAGCCACAGTGAGCTGCGCGATGAGAAAGTGGCGCTCTTTGCCACCTATCTGCCGCGCGGCACCTACACCTATCGTTACCAGATGCGAGCCAGCCTGCCGGGTCGTTTCCTGACGCTGCCGGCCACCGGCTATGAAATGTACTTCCCAGATGTGTGGGGACGCAGCGATGGGAGCGTGTTCGAGGTGAAGCAGCAGTAG